The Pseudomonadota bacterium genome window below encodes:
- the clpB gene encoding ATP-dependent chaperone ClpB, producing the protein MRFDKLTVKSQEALQAAVRMAEERGHQEVQPEHVLFALLEPADGLVRPVLQRIGVDIVALQAAAADAVSRLPQVHGSGRQAALSQRAAKMLERAFDEASKMGDEFLSTEHVLIGMLAERDAGNVAGRLLASAGVTPEVLMKVLAELRGTHRVADQNPEDKFQALQKYGRDFTELARRGKLDPVIGRDDEIRRVMQVLSRRTKNNPVLIGEPGVGKTAIVEGLAQRIAAGDVPESLKGRRLISLDVSGMVAGAKYRGEFEDRLKAALKEITAAQGEVVVFIDEIHTLVGAGAAEGAMDAANMLKPALARGELRCIGATTLDEYRKHIEKDAALERRFQPVMVGEPSVEDTIAILRGLKEKYEVHHGVRIRDAALVAAATLSNRYITERFLPDKAVDLIDEAASRLKIEIDSMPTEIDQLERRIMQLEIEKTALSRDDDAATRERLSKVEGELASLRESSSEMRAQWQNERDCISRSRALKARIEALKVDEQKAERAVDHAKVAEIRYGLVPDLTRQMEAENQRLAELQKTQRFLKEEVDEEDVAQVVARWTGIPVARMLEGELKKLLAMEERLELRVVGQNHAIEAVANAVRRSRAGLGDENRPTGSFIFLGPTGVGKTELARALAEFLFDDERAMVRIDMSEYMEKHAVSRLLGAPPGYVGYDEGGQLTEAVRRRPYSVLLFDEIEKAHPDVFNVLLQLLDDGRLTDGQGRTVDFGNTIVIMTSNIGSSWIQELGARDEGAMRNRVTEALREHFRPEFLNRIDETIIFHALERGQIDSIIDIQLQRLSKRLADRKITLRLATDARAYLAEQGYDPVYGARPLKRAIQRLIQDPVAMALLGGTVKEGDAIEMRLKADASGLEPVVLVPVTV; encoded by the coding sequence ATGAGATTCGACAAGCTCACCGTGAAGTCACAAGAGGCGCTTCAAGCCGCCGTGCGCATGGCCGAGGAGCGCGGACACCAGGAGGTTCAGCCGGAGCACGTTCTCTTCGCGCTGCTCGAGCCAGCCGACGGCCTCGTGCGCCCCGTGCTGCAGCGCATCGGGGTCGACATCGTGGCGCTGCAGGCGGCTGCCGCCGATGCGGTGTCGCGTCTGCCCCAGGTGCACGGATCGGGCCGTCAGGCCGCCCTGTCGCAGCGCGCGGCCAAGATGCTCGAGCGCGCCTTCGACGAGGCCAGTAAGATGGGCGACGAGTTCCTCTCCACCGAGCACGTGCTCATCGGCATGCTCGCCGAGCGTGACGCGGGCAATGTGGCGGGGCGGCTGCTCGCGAGCGCCGGTGTGACGCCGGAAGTCTTGATGAAGGTGCTCGCCGAGCTGCGCGGCACCCACCGGGTGGCCGACCAGAACCCGGAAGACAAGTTCCAGGCCCTGCAGAAGTACGGGCGTGACTTCACAGAGCTGGCCCGTCGCGGCAAGCTCGATCCGGTCATCGGGCGCGATGACGAGATCCGTCGCGTGATGCAGGTTCTCTCGCGCCGCACCAAGAACAACCCCGTGCTCATCGGCGAGCCCGGCGTGGGCAAGACCGCCATCGTCGAGGGCCTGGCCCAGCGCATCGCCGCGGGCGATGTGCCCGAGAGCCTGAAGGGGCGCCGCCTCATCTCCCTCGATGTGAGCGGCATGGTGGCGGGCGCCAAGTACCGCGGCGAGTTCGAGGATCGCCTGAAGGCCGCCCTCAAGGAGATCACCGCGGCGCAGGGCGAGGTGGTGGTGTTCATCGACGAGATTCACACCCTGGTCGGGGCGGGCGCCGCGGAAGGGGCCATGGACGCCGCCAACATGCTCAAGCCTGCCCTCGCCCGCGGCGAGCTGCGCTGCATCGGCGCCACGACGCTCGACGAGTACCGCAAGCACATCGAGAAGGACGCCGCCCTCGAGCGTCGCTTCCAGCCCGTGATGGTGGGTGAGCCTTCGGTCGAAGACACCATCGCCATCCTGCGCGGGCTCAAGGAGAAGTACGAGGTGCACCACGGCGTGCGCATCCGCGACGCCGCGCTGGTGGCCGCGGCCACGCTCTCGAACCGCTACATCACCGAGCGCTTCCTGCCCGACAAGGCCGTCGATCTCATCGACGAGGCGGCGTCTCGGCTCAAGATCGAGATCGACTCGATGCCCACCGAGATCGACCAGCTCGAGCGGCGCATCATGCAGCTCGAGATCGAGAAGACCGCGCTCTCACGCGATGACGACGCGGCCACCCGTGAGCGCCTGTCGAAGGTCGAGGGCGAGCTTGCCTCTCTGCGTGAGTCGTCGAGCGAGATGCGGGCGCAGTGGCAGAACGAGCGTGACTGCATCAGTCGCTCGCGCGCGCTGAAAGCGCGCATCGAGGCGCTGAAGGTCGACGAGCAGAAGGCCGAGCGCGCGGTCGACCACGCCAAGGTGGCCGAGATCCGCTACGGGCTCGTGCCCGATCTCACGCGCCAGATGGAGGCCGAGAACCAGCGCCTCGCCGAGCTGCAGAAGACGCAGCGCTTCCTCAAGGAAGAGGTCGACGAAGAAGACGTGGCCCAGGTGGTGGCGCGTTGGACCGGCATTCCCGTGGCGCGCATGCTCGAGGGCGAGCTCAAGAAGCTGCTCGCCATGGAGGAGCGCCTCGAGCTGCGCGTCGTGGGGCAGAACCACGCCATCGAAGCGGTGGCGAACGCCGTGCGCCGCTCTCGCGCGGGGCTGGGCGATGAGAACCGCCCCACGGGGTCGTTCATCTTCCTGGGCCCCACGGGCGTGGGAAAGACCGAGCTGGCGCGCGCCCTGGCGGAGTTCCTGTTCGACGACGAGCGCGCCATGGTGCGCATCGACATGTCGGAGTACATGGAGAAGCACGCCGTGTCTCGCCTTCTCGGCGCCCCTCCAGGGTATGTGGGCTACGACGAGGGCGGCCAGCTCACCGAGGCGGTGAGACGCAGGCCCTACAGCGTGCTGCTCTTCGACGAGATCGAGAAGGCGCATCCGGACGTGTTCAACGTGCTGCTGCAGCTGCTTGACGATGGTCGTCTCACCGACGGTCAGGGACGCACGGTCGACTTTGGCAACACCATCGTCATCATGACCTCGAACATCGGCTCGTCGTGGATACAAGAGCTGGGCGCGCGTGACGAGGGCGCCATGCGCAACCGCGTCACCGAGGCGCTGCGTGAGCACTTCCGGCCCGAGTTCCTCAACCGCATCGACGAGACCATCATCTTCCACGCGCTCGAGCGCGGCCAGATCGATTCGATCATCGACATCCAGCTGCAGCGCCTGTCGAAGCGCCTGGCAGATCGCAAGATCACCTTGCGCCTCGCCACCGACGCACGCGCCTATCTTGCGGAGCAGGGCTACGATCCGGTGTACGGCGCGAGACCGCTGAAGCGGGCCATCCAGCGACTCATCCAAGACCCGGTGGCCATGGCGCTGCTCGGCGGGACGGTCAAGGAGGGCGACGCCATCGAGATGCGCTTGAAGGCGGACGCCAGCGGTCTCGAGCCCGTGGTGCTCGTGCCCGTGACGGTGTAG
- the xth gene encoding exodeoxyribonuclease III, translating into MRIATWNVNGVRAREKQVLEYLETEQPDVLCLQELKADASQVPGSLTGLDTYACFWHGSGGYSGVGLLVRRGATVEMPQFAHPAFDFENRIVTATFDRLTVASIYVPNGGKDLDAKMRFLEALDSWVAHERAAGRSLVLCGDMNVTRADIDVHPKERRVSKPVIGQLPEERALFERMLAHGMVDAGRHLAPEDDAMFTWWPPWRQMRQRNIGWRIDYVVISSDLMEGLERCVVRPAFGTSDHAPVQADLARAGVQAPLS; encoded by the coding sequence CTGCGCATCGCGACCTGGAACGTGAACGGCGTTCGCGCTCGCGAGAAGCAGGTGCTCGAGTATCTCGAGACCGAGCAGCCTGACGTGCTCTGCCTGCAAGAGCTCAAGGCCGATGCATCGCAGGTTCCCGGCAGCCTCACCGGTCTCGACACCTACGCATGCTTCTGGCACGGGTCTGGCGGGTATTCCGGCGTGGGTCTGCTGGTGCGTCGCGGGGCCACGGTCGAGATGCCGCAGTTCGCTCATCCTGCGTTTGACTTCGAGAACCGCATCGTCACGGCGACGTTCGATCGCCTCACGGTGGCGTCGATCTACGTGCCCAACGGAGGCAAGGATCTCGACGCCAAGATGCGCTTTCTCGAGGCCCTCGACAGCTGGGTGGCTCACGAGCGGGCGGCAGGTCGCTCCCTCGTGCTGTGCGGCGACATGAACGTGACCCGCGCTGATATCGACGTGCATCCGAAGGAGCGTCGGGTGAGCAAGCCGGTCATCGGCCAGCTGCCGGAGGAGCGCGCACTCTTCGAGCGCATGCTCGCACACGGCATGGTTGACGCGGGTCGTCACCTCGCGCCGGAAGATGACGCCATGTTCACGTGGTGGCCCCCCTGGCGTCAGATGCGCCAGCGCAACATCGGCTGGCGCATCGACTACGTCGTGATCAGCAGCGATCTCATGGAAGGGCTCGAGCGCTGCGTTGTGCGGCCGGCCTTCGGCACCAGCGACCACGCGCCGGTACAGGCCGATCTTGCGCGTGCCGGGGTGCAGGCACCGCTGTCGTGA